Proteins from a genomic interval of Sphingobacterium sp. SYP-B4668:
- the ybaK gene encoding Cys-tRNA(Pro) deacylase, whose protein sequence is MSTKTNAVRILDQYKVGYDLREYEVNEEDLSADHVAEAIGVSPGSLYKTLVLKGSNSGYLVAVIPGNEHLDLKKIAKASGNKSCEMIPVKDILAVTGYIRGGCSPIGMKKLFPTYLEEVAQLEDKISISAGKRGLQIILDPTDLLSVVQGKFVDVIITSF, encoded by the coding sequence ATGTCTACTAAAACGAATGCGGTGCGTATATTGGACCAATACAAAGTGGGGTATGATCTTCGTGAGTATGAGGTTAATGAAGAGGATCTATCTGCAGATCATGTAGCGGAAGCAATAGGGGTGTCGCCGGGGTCGCTTTATAAAACACTAGTGCTGAAAGGTAGTAACAGTGGATATTTGGTCGCGGTTATTCCGGGCAACGAACACCTTGACCTCAAGAAAATAGCGAAGGCCTCTGGAAATAAAAGTTGCGAAATGATACCTGTAAAGGATATCCTAGCGGTGACTGGATACATTAGGGGGGGATGTTCACCAATTGGGATGAAAAAGCTATTTCCAACTTATTTGGAGGAGGTGGCCCAATTGGAAGATAAAATCAGTATCAGCGCCGGAAAAAGAGGGCTACAGATTATCCTTGACCCAACGGATTTGCTGTCTGTAGTACAGGGGAAATTTGTGGATGTGATAATAACTTCGTTTTAA
- a CDS encoding class I fructose-bisphosphate aldolase codes for MKNITEGLLSYLGHDAEDLLTYKSEYVSKDLLHLPSPTFIDEVYGITDRNPQVLRSLGQLFGHGRLGGTGYLSILPIDQGIEHSAGASFAANPLYFDPENIVRLAMEGGCNAVATTYGVLGAVSRKFAHKIPLIVKINHNELLTYPNRSDQIMYGTVREAWNLGAVAVGATIYFGSAESGRQIVEIAQAFDEAHRLGMATVLWCYIRNDAFKTGGKDYHLAVDLTGQANHLGVTIQADIIKQKLPELNGGYQALNMGNSSYGKLDPRMYTELSSDHPIDLCRYQVLNCFAGRAGLINSGGASGEHDFQDAVRTAVINKRAGGTGLISGRKAFQRPMNEGVQLLHMIQDVYLSDEVTVA; via the coding sequence ATGAAGAATATTACTGAAGGATTACTTTCCTATTTGGGCCACGATGCCGAGGATTTATTGACTTATAAAAGTGAATATGTGTCTAAAGATTTATTGCATTTACCCTCACCTACTTTTATCGATGAGGTATACGGCATTACCGATCGTAATCCGCAGGTGTTGCGAAGTCTAGGGCAATTATTTGGACATGGACGGCTAGGTGGGACTGGGTATTTGTCCATCTTGCCGATAGATCAGGGGATTGAGCATAGTGCCGGTGCTTCTTTTGCTGCTAATCCCTTGTATTTTGACCCTGAAAACATCGTGCGTTTAGCTATGGAGGGGGGGTGTAATGCAGTGGCCACTACTTACGGTGTGTTGGGAGCGGTATCTCGTAAATTTGCTCATAAAATCCCCTTGATCGTCAAGATAAATCATAACGAATTATTGACTTACCCGAACCGGAGCGATCAAATCATGTATGGTACGGTCAGGGAAGCGTGGAATCTAGGGGCTGTAGCTGTGGGCGCTACTATCTATTTTGGCTCGGCAGAGTCTGGGCGTCAAATAGTAGAAATCGCACAGGCTTTTGACGAAGCGCATCGGCTGGGGATGGCGACGGTATTGTGGTGTTATATTCGCAATGACGCATTTAAGACAGGGGGTAAAGATTATCATCTTGCCGTCGATTTGACTGGACAAGCTAACCATCTTGGCGTGACCATCCAAGCAGATATTATCAAGCAAAAGCTGCCCGAACTTAACGGGGGGTATCAGGCCTTAAATATGGGGAATAGCAGTTATGGCAAGCTCGATCCCAGGATGTATACCGAGTTGAGTTCAGATCACCCGATAGACCTGTGTCGCTATCAAGTGTTAAATTGCTTCGCTGGGCGCGCTGGACTAATCAACTCAGGCGGCGCTTCAGGGGAACATGATTTTCAAGATGCTGTCCGTACTGCGGTCATCAATAAGCGAGCCGGAGGGACGGGGCTGATATCTGGACGAAAGGCTTTCCAGCGCCCAATGAATGAGGGGGTTCAGCTGCTCCATATGATACAGGACGTATATCTCTCGGATGAGGTGACAGTGGCATAG
- a CDS encoding DUF4397 domain-containing protein, whose product MKKNKFYLLFCLAMGSLLLSSCLKDDDDYVAPPAGVLTMVNGYIDAQSVMYYTQVGTIPPIKFREYASTQLFAGDRRVAVTGSASPATLADTTFSVKADSVYTSFLYGNKDKVKHAIVLNKKMSTNAAAEKPAGVRFLNLADVGGKVSLQFGDAEIVAPFKDRPVETQVTATANQTFIAQPNGTFTLKIKDEAGTVLATREGLKFESEKHYTIILIGKKDDATTPLYIGQVVEFAN is encoded by the coding sequence ATGAAAAAAAATAAATTTTACCTATTATTCTGCTTAGCGATGGGAAGCCTTTTGCTGAGTAGCTGTTTAAAAGATGACGATGATTACGTAGCCCCACCAGCTGGTGTATTAACCATGGTAAATGGTTATATCGATGCCCAATCTGTGATGTATTACACCCAAGTTGGCACTATTCCTCCAATAAAATTCAGAGAATATGCTAGCACGCAATTATTTGCAGGAGATAGGCGTGTTGCCGTCACAGGATCGGCTAGCCCTGCTACACTAGCAGACACCACTTTCAGTGTCAAAGCAGACTCCGTCTATACTTCGTTTCTATATGGCAATAAAGATAAGGTCAAGCATGCTATCGTCCTCAATAAAAAAATGTCTACTAATGCCGCGGCAGAAAAACCTGCAGGTGTCCGCTTCCTAAATCTTGCAGACGTGGGTGGCAAAGTATCTCTTCAGTTTGGAGATGCCGAGATTGTAGCACCTTTCAAGGATAGACCTGTCGAAACCCAAGTCACCGCTACGGCCAATCAAACATTTATTGCGCAGCCCAATGGCACCTTTACGCTGAAGATCAAAGATGAAGCCGGCACAGTATTGGCCACACGTGAGGGTCTGAAATTTGAAAGTGAAAAGCATTACACCATCATTCTAATTGGTAAAAAAGACGATGCGACTACTCCGCTATATATCGGTCAAGTAGTTGAATTTGCCAACTAA
- a CDS encoding alanine/glycine:cation symporter family protein, translating into MEDILKQINDLVWSNALIYLCLISGIYFSVRFGFPQIRLIGNMWKLLFSGGASDKGISSFQAFSLAISGRVGTGNIAGVATAIAMGGPGAVFWMWVIAFVGSASAIVEAALGQLYKEVKDGQYRGGPAFYIQKGLKMKGYALVFAAVTVLSTGFLLPSVQSNSIAIAMNNAFDIPVSYTGIGLCIILGIIIIGGVKRISRAAEFIVPFMAGGYILMALIIIALNYQQIPDVFKLIITSALNMESTFGGVVGMAIAWGVKRGIYSNEAGQGTAPHAAAAAEVSHPMKQGLVQGFSVYVDTLFVCTATALMILFTGMYNVVNPEGGFIVEHIPGVAMGADYTQYAVGKHFPSIGSGFVAISLLFFAFTTIMAYYYIAETNMTYLQGKLKSQIFIWVLRALILIATYFGTVKTAESAWTLGDIGVGLMAWLNLIAILLLHNKAIMLFKDYERQRKAGIDPVYHYEDTP; encoded by the coding sequence ATGGAAGATATATTAAAGCAAATCAACGACTTGGTTTGGAGTAATGCCCTTATTTACCTTTGCCTAATTTCTGGTATCTATTTCTCAGTCCGTTTTGGATTTCCTCAAATTCGTCTCATAGGCAATATGTGGAAGCTCTTATTCAGTGGTGGAGCCTCAGATAAGGGCATATCTTCCTTTCAAGCGTTCTCACTTGCCATCTCTGGACGTGTCGGCACTGGCAATATCGCAGGTGTGGCTACTGCAATTGCCATGGGTGGCCCTGGTGCCGTATTTTGGATGTGGGTGATTGCATTTGTAGGGAGCGCGTCGGCTATCGTAGAGGCTGCATTAGGACAATTATATAAAGAAGTCAAAGATGGACAGTACCGCGGCGGACCTGCATTCTACATCCAAAAAGGATTAAAAATGAAAGGATATGCACTTGTATTTGCAGCTGTCACGGTACTGAGTACAGGTTTCCTCCTTCCGAGTGTGCAAAGCAATAGCATCGCTATAGCGATGAACAATGCCTTCGATATTCCGGTATCTTATACTGGAATAGGCCTCTGTATAATTCTCGGAATCATCATAATAGGAGGTGTCAAGCGAATAAGCAGAGCCGCTGAGTTTATCGTGCCCTTTATGGCAGGCGGCTATATTTTGATGGCTTTGATTATCATTGCGCTAAACTATCAACAGATTCCCGATGTTTTCAAACTCATCATTACTTCAGCATTAAATATGGAATCCACCTTTGGGGGGGTCGTTGGAATGGCCATTGCCTGGGGGGTCAAGAGAGGAATATATAGTAATGAGGCTGGTCAAGGTACGGCTCCCCATGCAGCAGCAGCAGCAGAAGTCTCTCATCCAATGAAACAAGGCTTAGTACAAGGATTCTCTGTCTATGTAGATACCTTGTTTGTATGTACAGCGACGGCGTTAATGATTCTTTTTACCGGAATGTACAACGTAGTCAATCCCGAAGGAGGCTTTATCGTTGAACACATTCCTGGCGTAGCGATGGGAGCTGACTATACCCAATATGCAGTCGGTAAGCATTTCCCCAGTATAGGAAGTGGTTTTGTTGCCATCTCCCTTTTATTCTTCGCATTTACCACGATTATGGCTTATTACTACATCGCCGAAACCAACATGACCTACCTGCAGGGAAAATTGAAAAGCCAAATCTTCATTTGGGTATTGCGAGCGCTTATCCTTATCGCTACTTACTTCGGCACAGTCAAGACCGCTGAGTCCGCATGGACGTTAGGAGACATTGGTGTAGGACTAATGGCATGGCTCAATTTAATAGCCATATTACTCTTGCACAATAAAGCCATCATGTTATTCAAAGACTACGAAAGACAGCGTAAGGCAGGGATTGACCCCGTATACCACTATGAAGATACACCTTAA
- a CDS encoding ABC-F family ATP-binding cassette domain-containing protein codes for MLNLQHLTYIHADKSLLLDDISLHIHKHDKAALIGNNGSGKSTLLRLIAGKLQPNQGNIQIDGHLYYVPQHYGQFDNHTIAEALGVADKLQALHEILNGEVNESNYHILDDDWSLEERIQKALTYWQLDHIQLNQQMNQLSGGQKTKVFLAGIEIRQPDLILMDEPSNHLDATGRQLLYNFIRQTSCTLLIVSHDRVLLNLLTTTYELSPSGITTYGGDYDFYRGQKEIERQAFENDIKNKEKALRKAKDIERDTIERQQKLDSRGKKKQEKAGLPTIVMNTLRNSAERSTAKTKAVHQEKVGNISKELQQLRKDLPDADKMKLGFDKSSLHSGKVLVDAQEINFGYDKNHMLWKEPLTIKIFSGDRTSIKGGNGSGKTTLIRLLLNHLKPQIGHLYNAIQEAVYIDQDYSVIADGWSIYEQAQQFNTTALQEHEVKIRLTRFLFDKDSWDKSCSALSGGEKMRLLLCCLTIRAKAPDVMILDEPTNNLDIQNIEILTSAIRDYQGTLLVVSHDWHFLEQIGIDSAIHLE; via the coding sequence ATGTTAAATTTACAACACCTCACGTATATACACGCCGATAAGAGTCTCTTATTGGATGACATTTCACTTCATATTCACAAACACGATAAGGCAGCCCTCATTGGCAACAATGGATCTGGAAAATCTACGTTACTTAGGTTGATTGCTGGTAAGCTTCAGCCCAATCAAGGAAACATACAGATTGACGGACATCTTTACTATGTCCCTCAACACTATGGTCAATTTGACAATCACACAATAGCCGAAGCACTAGGTGTGGCTGACAAACTCCAAGCCCTCCACGAAATCCTCAATGGAGAAGTAAACGAGTCTAACTATCACATCCTTGATGATGACTGGTCACTTGAAGAACGTATACAAAAAGCCTTGACATACTGGCAACTTGATCACATTCAGCTAAATCAACAGATGAACCAGCTTAGTGGCGGCCAGAAGACCAAAGTTTTCCTTGCCGGCATAGAGATTCGTCAACCCGATTTAATCTTAATGGATGAGCCGAGTAATCATCTTGATGCTACCGGTCGACAATTGCTTTATAATTTCATACGACAGACATCCTGCACTTTACTAATTGTCAGCCATGATCGAGTGCTGCTCAACCTGCTGACGACTACGTACGAACTAAGCCCAAGTGGCATTACTACATACGGCGGTGACTATGACTTCTATCGCGGACAGAAAGAAATCGAACGGCAAGCCTTTGAAAATGACATCAAAAATAAGGAGAAAGCACTTCGTAAAGCAAAAGACATCGAACGCGATACTATCGAAAGACAACAAAAGTTAGATTCGCGTGGTAAAAAGAAGCAAGAGAAAGCTGGCCTTCCCACCATCGTCATGAATACCTTGCGCAACAGTGCTGAACGAAGTACAGCGAAGACCAAAGCAGTACACCAAGAGAAAGTAGGTAACATTTCCAAGGAACTCCAGCAGTTGAGAAAAGATTTACCTGATGCCGATAAGATGAAACTTGGATTTGACAAATCGTCCTTACACTCGGGCAAAGTACTAGTCGATGCGCAAGAAATCAATTTTGGATATGACAAGAACCATATGCTCTGGAAGGAACCACTCACGATCAAAATATTCAGTGGAGATAGAACGAGCATAAAAGGCGGCAACGGATCCGGCAAAACTACCCTCATTAGGCTCCTGTTAAATCACCTAAAGCCCCAAATCGGACATTTATATAACGCCATACAAGAAGCCGTCTATATCGACCAAGACTATTCGGTAATCGCCGACGGCTGGTCCATTTATGAGCAAGCGCAACAGTTCAATACGACAGCATTACAAGAGCATGAGGTAAAAATTAGGCTAACACGATTTCTTTTTGACAAGGACTCCTGGGACAAATCCTGTTCGGCGCTAAGCGGAGGAGAGAAAATGCGGTTATTACTCTGTTGCCTTACCATTCGAGCTAAAGCGCCAGATGTCATGATTCTTGATGAACCGACCAACAATCTGGATATCCAGAATATCGAAATCCTCACCTCAGCCATTCGCGACTACCAGGGGACACTTCTTGTTGTTTCGCACGATTGGCATTTTTTGGAGCAAATTGGCATAGATTCAGCGATTCACCTTGAATGA
- a CDS encoding c-type cytochrome domain-containing protein, producing MGFLEELLGFIGRWHPLFVHLPIGMLVIAFVMAVFGRYPRYSNIIPAISFALLFGAVAAIFASITGYLLSRNGGYEDEVLGFHQWLGIAVAIVSVITYLLYRNGEPESGKWVRLKSYRFVFLSLVVVLLGFTGHFGGTLTHGRGYLKDALPTAIKDAIGIKLIVDEPPLLEDAQEAVVYEGIIQPILTQRCQSCHGDKKKEGGLALHDMESVLKGGENGKVLAAGDLKKSELYARLILPEGHEGRMPPKGRTPITPEQIKLIGWWIEGGADFKKKAKEIQQPEQIAAILKKLEEGAGETATESDLAGLPEAPTLPDELVQQLQAKGIKIIPLAKDNDYVLVNAVNYPEFTDKDMADLLKLKDNIIQLKLGNTAITDAALKEISALPVLTKLHLEHTKISDAGLQYLSGHKRLAYINLFGVNITDRGVVSLEGIPTMKQIYAYQTGVTATGVGEIKRKLSKAQVDTGKYTLPALPTDTIHYQ from the coding sequence ATGGGTTTCTTAGAAGAATTATTAGGTTTTATAGGTCGTTGGCATCCACTATTTGTACACTTACCGATAGGTATGTTGGTGATTGCGTTTGTAATGGCCGTCTTTGGACGGTATCCACGCTACAGCAATATTATACCCGCGATTTCTTTCGCGCTATTGTTCGGAGCAGTTGCCGCGATATTTGCAAGTATCACAGGATATCTTCTATCCCGTAACGGTGGATATGAGGATGAAGTATTGGGATTTCATCAATGGTTGGGAATAGCCGTAGCGATAGTGAGTGTCATCACTTATTTGCTGTATCGAAATGGGGAGCCTGAAAGCGGAAAATGGGTTAGGCTTAAATCTTATCGCTTTGTTTTTCTTTCCCTTGTGGTGGTACTGCTTGGTTTTACTGGACATTTCGGTGGTACATTGACACATGGTAGAGGGTATTTGAAAGATGCATTACCTACAGCAATTAAAGATGCGATAGGTATTAAACTGATCGTAGATGAACCACCTTTATTAGAAGATGCGCAGGAGGCGGTGGTGTATGAAGGGATCATCCAGCCAATACTCACCCAGAGGTGCCAAAGCTGTCATGGAGATAAAAAGAAAGAAGGGGGGCTGGCCTTGCATGATATGGAGAGCGTATTAAAAGGGGGTGAAAATGGGAAGGTTTTGGCTGCTGGCGATTTAAAGAAAAGTGAACTCTATGCGCGCTTGATTCTTCCAGAAGGACACGAGGGGCGTATGCCACCAAAGGGACGAACGCCTATTACTCCCGAACAGATCAAATTAATTGGATGGTGGATAGAAGGTGGAGCCGATTTCAAGAAGAAGGCGAAGGAAATACAACAACCTGAACAGATTGCGGCTATTTTAAAAAAGTTGGAAGAAGGTGCTGGCGAAACAGCTACGGAATCGGATTTGGCGGGTCTGCCTGAAGCGCCGACATTACCTGATGAATTAGTACAACAACTGCAGGCTAAGGGTATAAAAATCATTCCATTAGCTAAGGATAATGACTATGTGTTAGTAAATGCAGTTAACTATCCCGAATTCACAGATAAAGATATGGCCGACTTACTTAAATTAAAGGATAATATCATTCAGTTGAAATTGGGCAATACCGCAATCACAGATGCGGCGCTTAAGGAGATTTCAGCGTTGCCGGTGTTAACGAAATTACATTTAGAACATACGAAAATATCGGATGCAGGGTTGCAGTATCTTTCTGGGCATAAGAGGCTGGCATACATTAATTTATTTGGAGTGAACATAACTGATAGGGGGGTTGTAAGTTTGGAAGGTATCCCTACGATGAAGCAAATCTATGCCTATCAAACAGGTGTCACCGCTACGGGTGTAGGGGAGATAAAAAGAAAGCTTTCGAAGGCACAAGTGGATACAGGAAAATACACACTACCAGCGTTACCTACGGATACGATTCATTATCAATAA
- a CDS encoding sugar phosphate isomerase/epimerase family protein, whose translation MKIIYLLMALVLITSGLSAQQQQDFKIKFYCTNWGMHETWDSYCQRVKQAGFDGLETWLPGSETEKEEMFAAFKKHGLAFGFLSGGGGATFDQYYTSFVQNVEQAAQYKPDFINCHTGKDYFTFEQNKKLIDATEVIAKKYKVPVTHETHRGRFSFAAHITREFLEKIPHLSLALDISHWCNVHESLLSDQKETVALALSRTGHIHARIGHPQGPQVNDPAAPEWEATVDQHLAWWDEVIKNRKAKGLKELTITTEFGPSGYLPTLPYTQQPVADQWSINVYMLNLLKARYQQ comes from the coding sequence ATGAAAATTATATACCTATTAATGGCTTTAGTATTGATCACTTCTGGTTTAAGTGCTCAACAGCAACAAGATTTTAAGATTAAATTTTACTGTACGAATTGGGGGATGCACGAGACTTGGGACTCGTACTGTCAGAGAGTGAAGCAGGCTGGTTTCGATGGTTTGGAAACCTGGCTACCCGGTTCAGAAACAGAAAAGGAGGAGATGTTTGCTGCATTTAAGAAGCATGGCTTAGCCTTTGGCTTTTTAAGTGGTGGTGGAGGTGCAACCTTTGATCAATATTATACGAGTTTTGTGCAAAATGTGGAACAGGCGGCACAGTATAAGCCCGATTTTATTAATTGCCATACTGGTAAGGACTATTTTACATTTGAACAAAACAAGAAACTGATAGATGCAACGGAAGTAATCGCTAAAAAATACAAGGTCCCAGTCACGCACGAGACCCATCGTGGCCGTTTTAGCTTTGCAGCGCATATTACAAGAGAATTCCTAGAGAAAATTCCGCATCTGAGCTTGGCTCTGGATATCTCACATTGGTGTAATGTACATGAATCGTTGCTTTCCGATCAAAAGGAGACGGTTGCGCTTGCATTATCGCGAACTGGCCATATCCACGCCCGTATTGGACATCCACAAGGCCCTCAAGTCAACGATCCTGCAGCTCCTGAATGGGAAGCTACAGTCGATCAGCATCTTGCATGGTGGGATGAAGTTATCAAGAATAGGAAAGCAAAGGGACTTAAGGAGCTGACTATCACGACAGAATTTGGCCCCTCGGGCTATCTACCTACCTTGCCGTATACACAACAACCTGTAGCGGATCAGTGGAGTATCAATGTCTACATGTTGAACTTGCTAAAAGCTAGATATCAGCAATAA
- a CDS encoding DUF1501 domain-containing protein: MKDLDRLVQEAQQHQLQAVTRRHFLKECVAGIGSIALGSFLASCGGANGASKAGDFDLNALNPLIPKSPHFPAKAKSVIYLHMAGAPSQLELFDYKPALQKLHNQPCPESILAGKKFAFIRGVPKMLGPQATFKQYGQSGAWISDHLPHFSQVADDVSFLKAVHTDQFNHGPAQLFMHTGSARLGRPSIGSWVTYGLGSENSNLPGFVVLTSGGKTPDAGKSVWGSGFLPSVYQGVQCRSKGDPVLYIADPEGMGRDLKRHTIDAINAVNKEEYSTYKDPETLSRIAQYEMAYKMQVAVPEVMDIASEPEYIHELYGTEPGKESFANNCLLARKLVEKGVRFVQLFDWGWDSHGTNAADSIDLGFRNKCRQIDRPMTALIMDLKQRGLLDETLVVWGGEFGRTPMQENRDNSDMPFLGRDHHTDAYTIWMAGGGVKKGVSYGETDDIGFSAVSGRASVHDVHATMLHLLGFNHEKFTYEFQGRPFRLTDVEGNLISAVV, from the coding sequence ATGAAGGATCTTGATAGATTAGTACAAGAAGCACAACAGCATCAATTGCAGGCTGTAACACGTAGACATTTTTTGAAGGAATGCGTTGCTGGTATTGGAAGTATAGCGTTAGGTAGTTTTTTGGCGAGTTGTGGCGGCGCCAATGGTGCATCGAAAGCGGGAGACTTTGATCTTAATGCCCTTAATCCGCTCATTCCTAAATCTCCCCACTTTCCAGCCAAGGCGAAAAGTGTAATTTATTTACATATGGCGGGCGCTCCGTCTCAGTTAGAGTTGTTTGACTATAAACCGGCTCTACAAAAGCTACACAACCAACCCTGCCCGGAATCTATTCTTGCAGGTAAGAAGTTTGCATTTATACGGGGGGTACCTAAAATGCTGGGACCTCAGGCTACTTTCAAGCAATACGGACAGAGCGGAGCTTGGATTTCAGACCACTTACCGCATTTTAGTCAAGTAGCGGATGATGTAAGTTTTTTAAAGGCTGTACATACAGATCAGTTTAATCATGGCCCCGCACAGCTCTTTATGCATACAGGTAGCGCCCGATTAGGTAGGCCGAGTATTGGGTCATGGGTCACGTATGGGCTAGGCTCAGAGAACAGCAACCTCCCTGGTTTCGTGGTATTGACATCTGGAGGCAAGACACCTGATGCGGGGAAGAGTGTGTGGGGAAGCGGATTTCTTCCTTCGGTATACCAAGGAGTGCAGTGTCGCTCAAAAGGTGACCCGGTATTGTATATCGCTGATCCCGAGGGGATGGGAAGGGATTTGAAACGTCATACCATTGATGCCATTAATGCGGTGAATAAGGAAGAATATAGCACCTATAAAGATCCGGAGACACTGTCACGGATTGCGCAATACGAAATGGCCTACAAAATGCAGGTGGCTGTCCCAGAAGTAATGGATATCGCGAGCGAACCGGAATACATACACGAATTGTATGGCACGGAGCCCGGAAAGGAATCGTTTGCTAACAATTGTCTATTGGCTCGTAAATTAGTCGAAAAGGGGGTGCGTTTTGTACAGCTATTTGATTGGGGATGGGATAGTCATGGAACCAATGCTGCAGATTCTATTGACCTTGGGTTTCGGAATAAATGTCGCCAAATCGACCGACCGATGACAGCATTAATTATGGATTTGAAGCAACGTGGATTATTGGATGAGACATTGGTGGTGTGGGGTGGCGAATTTGGACGGACGCCTATGCAAGAAAATAGAGATAATAGCGATATGCCCTTTTTAGGTAGGGATCATCATACGGATGCTTATACGATATGGATGGCAGGTGGTGGGGTGAAAAAAGGGGTGAGCTATGGCGAGACTGATGATATTGGATTTTCGGCCGTGAGTGGACGAGCTTCCGTTCATGATGTGCATGCGACAATGCTACATCTCTTAGGATTCAACCATGAGAAATTTACGTATGAATTTCAGGGACGACCATTCCGGCTCACGGATGTGGAGGGGAATTTAATCAGTGCTGTCGTCTAA